One Benincasa hispida cultivar B227 chromosome 5, ASM972705v1, whole genome shotgun sequence genomic window carries:
- the LOC120077642 gene encoding AT-hook motif nuclear-localized protein 13-like, with translation MDSLDTPPPPLSAPSNMAVGGQQAYSPAMSNANNNASLNQPSTQMIPSSSRFPFNHPVIAPTPMPLDSLNVSPYDGSHSGNFTVDSGKKRRGRPRKYAPDANNIALGLAPTTVVTSSVPHGDLSVTPDSEQPARKARGRPPGSGKKQTNALGSGGTGFTPHVLLAKPGEDVAAKILSFSQQGPRTVFILSANGTLSNATLRHSASSGGSVSYEGHYDIISLSGSFLLTENNGTRSRTGGLSVLLAGSNGQVLGGGVAGMLMAGSQVQVIVGSFLEDDKKSNTGMLNSGSSAPSQMINFGGGVAAAAAAASPPSLGASSGESSADNGDSPLNNRHPGMFNSSSQPIHNNIQMYQQLWAGQTQQ, from the exons atggATTCACTTGATACTCCACCTCCACCACTTTCTGCACCGTCCAACATGGCGGTCGGAGGTCAGCAGGCGTATTCCCCCGCCATGTCCAATGCCAACAACAATGCCTCTCTAAATCAACCTTCGACTCAAATGATTCCGTCTTCATCGCGATTTCCCTTCAACCACCCTGTGATCGCACCTACACCCATGCCTTTGGATTCTCTGAACGTTTCTCCCTACGACGGATCGCATTCCGGAAATTTTACCGTTGATTCCGGTAAGAAAAGGAGAGGCCGGCCGAGGAAATACGCGCCTGATGCTAACAACATTGCCTTGGGTTTGGCACCTACTACTGTTGTTACGTCTTCTGTTCCTCACGGGGATTTGAGCGTTACTCCTGATTCGGAACAGCCGGCTAGAAAAGCTAGGGGAAGGCCGCCGGGGTCCGGAAAGAAGCAGACGAATGCTCTTG GTTCAGGCGGTACTGGTTTTACTCCTCACGTCTTATTGGCAAAGCCCGGAGAG GATGTAGCAGCCAAAATTTTGTCCTTCTCACAGCAAGGACCACGAACTGTCTTTATTCTCTCTGCAAATGGTACTCTCAGTAATGCTACCCTTCGACACTCAGCATCATCTGGTGGTTCTGTGTCATATGAG GGCCACTATGATATCATCTCTCTGTCAGGCTCGTTTTTGCTGACGGAGAATAATGGAACTCGAAGTAGAACAGGTGGTTTGAGTGTGTTGCTGGCTGGATCAAATGGACAAGTTCTTGGTGGTGGAGTTGCAGGAATGTTAATGGCAGGTTCTCAAGTACAG GTGATTGTGGGAAGTTTTCTAGAGGATGATAAAAAATCCAACACAGGTATGCTGAACTCTGGATCTTCTGCACCATCACAAATGATAAATTTTGGTGGTGGTgtagcagcagcagcagcagcagccaGCCCTCCATCGTTAGGGGCATCGAGCGGGGAGTCGTCGGCTGACAATGGAGATAGCCCTCTTAATAATAGGCATCCTGGAATGTTCAATAGTTCCAGCCAGCCAATCCACAATAATATTCAGATGTATCAACAATTATGGGCAGGCCAAACACAGCAGTGA